TGGCATATTCCTAGGTATATCCCGGTTGGGTGCTGTGGGTAGGCTCATGAAGAAAATAGCTGAGGTCAGAAGCTCTATCATAGGGTCGCATTACCATCAGGTACCCTCCCAAGTTTCCCTCTGGCTGGCTTGAGCTAACTATCCTGAAAGGCTATGTATTGCAGCGATCGCACCCTTAGCTAGAGGGTAGGCTCTACCGGGGGTACCCCCCTATGTATGCCAAGCATTGAACAACAGACAAAAGCTACCTTGACTAATAGCTAAGGCAGCTTGAAACCTATTTGCTCTTAAGATGAATATGCATCTTGACATGCATATCAAGTATGCACTATTCTATGCATAGGGTAGTGAAGATACCCTAAAACACCTAAGAGAACCAAAACCAATGCCCACAGTATACTATACCCCCATCTTTAGCGCTATCTATGACAAGGCAGCTAAGGCTATGTATGAAGCAGGGCTAGCCTTTGATGGCACCATGAATCAGTTAGAGGCTTGGTTGAAGGACAATGACCCTGAAGCCTACCTAGGCTCACTAGAGGGGGTGCCCTCTACCAAGCGGAGATCGAGAAAAGTAGTGTGGATACCTTATGTCGCCTAAAGGACAAAGAACTACCCTTAGCCTATCTCCAGAGCATCTGGAAGCTCTAAAGGCTATTGCTTCAGAGCTTACCGGGAGCCCTAATGTTAGCCTCCTAATGCGGAATATCGCAGAAGGGCGGCTGAGGGTACTAGGATCGGCTGATCCTGGCTTAGTGGCTACCTTTGAGCTAGAGCGAGTACAGAAGGCTCTAGAGGATGCTTTAGCAAGGCTGAGAGAGGTTAGCTAGCGATCGCCTTGCTGAGTAGATAGGGGGGCTTATACACCTCCCTCTACTTGCCAATGTTTAGCTCTGAATCTTCTTATCCTTAAGCTCCATCAAGGCTTCCTCTAAGATATGTAGTTCATCCTTCTTAAACCCATTGGCCTTGATCAGCCACTTACCGCGATCATCTGGTCTTGTGATAGTCCTTGGGGCTGCTCCTGTGACTGCTCTGTACTTCCTAGAGACTATGTTAGCCAGCTTATGAAAGCCTGACTTCTCTAGCTCTATGCCTTTGTCTGCTAGCCACTCGCTAAGGGTGTACATATCTTTAGCTTCTGTGTCATCAATCTGAGCATCCTCAGCGATCGCCATCAGGTAGCTTTCAGGATAGAGCAAGACATTGCCTAGCTCTTTCATGATCTGCTTTTTACTTAGGGTGCTGAGGTAGCTGATCACATTAGGTTTAGCTTCAGAGGAACTATCACTTGCTCTGGTAGATATATGATTCACTACTACTTCCATCTAACTCCCCTTGATGTGCTCTTTAACTAACTATCTTATAATAACCTCATAACCTGGCATGTCAACCTGTGTGACCTAGGTCTGTCTGAGCGGTTACCTTGAAAGAAGCTAGGGTTAGGTTGGATAGATCCTCTGCTGTAGGTTGAAGACTAGCTCATCCTCATTAGTGTTCACTATCATAAAGAAGACAGACTCGTCTTCATAGGCGCTCTCAAAGAACACCATATCGCCATCTTGGAGCATGACCACTTCACCGCGCTCCTCAGCATCCGGGCACCATACCCTAGAGAAGTCAGTATTCAGATCCCACCAATCAACCCCATCATCAAAGCTGATAAGATCGATGGATCTGTAAGAGTCGCTTCTGTACTCACCTTCATAAGTTACTAACATTAGGGTAAACCTGCTTTTCCTACCCCCTCTAGCTTTCCCTAAGGTTAGGAGAAACTATAAGGGGGGGGGTAGAGGTCTGGTAGTCCTAAGCAGCTAACTCTTCAGGCATTTCTACTGGGAGGTGAGGTAGTAGCTGTAGGTAGCCAACAGGCATGTTGTAGGACTGCCCAAAGGTCTGAGAGTCACCCGGATCAATGGCATCATGAGCAGTCTTAGGTGCTGCTAGAAGGGTGTCATCAGCCAGCCTGAAGATAACTAGGTCGGGCTGTAGGCGCTTGTAGTCTGCTACAGCGATACCCTTGATAGTGAGGTAGTGTGTCCGATCATTGTAGAGAACCGATCGGGGTTTCCCATCAGCAACCTTACCCAGTCTCAGGGTAGGTCTATCAATAACTACTGTGAGACCGAAAGTGCTATGATAGTGGGAGAAATATTGAGTCATAACTAGTGCCTTTTGTGCGCTTGGTTTACATAGCCTCTTGGTAGCTTCGAACTACCAGGGGGCTTTTGGTTTGGGCGATCGCTACTTGCCTCTATCCTTAAAATGTTTTCTTTAGTTAAACCAAGATAGAGGTAGGAACCCATTGGAGGCGGATATGACTAAGCGGTTTGTTGGGGTTAGGTTTCCCCAAAACACCTATGACTGGTTAGAGACTGAGGCAGCCAAGACAGGCACCCCGGTATCTGCTTTGGTTAGGCAGGGGGTAGAGCTACTACAAGCTGAGCGATCGCTAGAGACCACCGACAAAGACAAGCAGATAGAGCTACTGAAGAGGCTAAGTCCTCAGCAGCTAAAAGCATTGATCCGGTTCCGCCAAGAGGCCAAGGCTTTAAGTGAGTAGGCTAGCTCTATCGGTGGGAGCGATCGCTACCGGGGTTGGCAGCACACACACTCTTTAGAAGTTGGCTAACTTTCTGGCTAGCATTGGCTATAATAGTGGTAAGGGAATAGCTGTACCCCTGCCAACCCAGCCAGGAGCTTAGCCATAATGGACAACACCCCCGCAGTCGATACTCTGAACCTCTATGACCTAGCGATCGATACCCCGGAAAGTTGGGAGGTAATCATCAAGGATTTATTTGTAAGTTATAGCCAGCTTGGAAGCCAAGTATTAGGAGTGGATAGTCGAGGTGATCACTATCTAGCTTTTCTCACCTACATTCAGCAGGGGGTATGATGCCTAGAAATGCCGATATCCGGGTACAGTTGACAGCTTTAGAGAAAGAGACCATTGAAGCCAAAGCAAAGGCAGCGGGTAAATCTAACTCTAGTTTTCTTAGAGATCTAGCTTTGTCTAGTATTTCACACACATTTTATGAAGGTAGCCAAGAACCTAGCCAGGAACCCAAGCTTGATCGATTAGAAGCTACCCTGATGGCAATGCAAGAACAGCTAACCCAACTCAATCAAAAACTTAGCCAGGAAAGTAGCCAATCCAAGAATGTGTGTGTAGCTTTTGAGGTAGGAGAGACCATTACAGCTCAGTCTAGCAAGCGGCATGGACTACTGCTTAGATGTCAGTTTATCCCTCAGGAAGTACCAGCAGGATGGGTAGTTAAAAGGGGAAAGTATCGCTGGTATCCAGACTTAGGGGTAGTCTGTATGCTTAAGGAGTTTTCCCGCTCTGAGAAGCCTAAGTACCTGGTTAAGTGGGTGCTAAAGCCGGGACAGGAACTAAGCCTAACCCCTGAGGGTGGCTTCATTCACTCAGATGGAAAGATCTATCTAGTCCGGGAAGCTCAAGAAATAGGTCAGGAAGTTGGTCAGGATGCTACTCAGGAACTTACTCAAGTAACTAGCCAGGAACCTAGCCAACCTATCCAAGAAGTTAGCCCGGAGCCTCAAAAGACTAGTCAAGAACCTACTCAAATAAGTAGCCAAGAACCTAGCCAGCCTATTGACCCTAGATTAACACTATCGCTCGATAAGCTGGCTGAGAGGTTAGCAAAAAAAGCTGAGGTAGACTTATTCAGTGTTAAGGGTACCTTATTAGCTGTTGGGGGGACTCTACAGGCTACTGGGCAAAAGAATAAGGCTCTCAAATGGACATCCGAGAGAGACCCTGATTCACTAGGCTGGCTACCTAGTGATACCGAGCGATCGCTCTGGAAAGCTCAAGAAGTTAGCCAGAAAGATAGCCAAGAAAAGACCAAAACAGTCCAAGCTTAGTCCAGACCTAGAGCTTGCAAGCCTGAAACACCTGTCTCTAAAGCGCCTTGGCGATCTGGAGTAGTTGCGCTAGAGGCAATAAATCCAGGAATGCTAGGGTAGTACTTTGCCTATCCGCTGGATAAAGGGTTACCTGCTGTTAGTATTTCTTGGATAAGTTGCCTAAACTTTTCTTGCTGTTTATAAAAATCTTCTTTCTTCTCTGTTTGACCAAAGTCAGAAAATATTGGTTCTAGTGCCAAAAGTTTGCCATAAGTACCAGTAAGAGTGTCCAAAGAACTGTAAAACTTAAAGACCTCCATTATCTGTTTCTCACTCAATGTTCTAGGTAGGGTTTCCATCTGGCTGTCAAAAGTCTTGCGATACCAGGGAGGACAGGAAATCAAGTGGAGAGAAAAGCGCCTAGGGTCATTGGGCAAATACTCCACATCTTTAAGATTGCTGAGCAGGGTCAGGTTATAACCTATTTCAAGCTCAAGCATTTTCCGGGCTGACTTTGCTTGTCGGCTAACTGTGAGCCAGTCTCTAAAAGAGGTAGTACCTAGGCTAAGGACAGAGCCTAGGATCACCCCTTGAATACGGGCATCTGAGAGAAAACTACCAAGGGAGCTACTAAACAAGCTAGAGACTGTGCCAAACCAACTAGAGACTGCCTCTAAAGCAAGTGCTACTACTTCCTTGGACTCCACTGCTACACCCTCCTAAGCCTTTCAGCCCCATTATAGTTAGGCTCCATAGTGGCTATATAGGCATGTCAGGTAGCTCAGGTCTATTGATCATATGCCCATAAGTAGACATCACCATCTTGGGGGTACTATGCCCCATCAGGTAGGCTAGCCCGGTTATAGGTACCCCTTGCTCGATCGCATGGCTAGCCATAGTGTGCCGGGTAGTGTAGGGCTTCCTGTAAGGTATCTGACAATGCTTTAGCACCTTAGCCCACTGTCTCTCTCTCCAGTTGTCTGCATCTATGGGGCATCCATTAGGGCTAGTGAACACTAGAGCCTCGGGGTCAGGCTTGGTAGGTCTTAGTGCCATCAGCAGAGCCTTGAGGGTAGAACTCATGCTCAGGTGTCTGATACTGCCTGTCTTGGTAGACTTCCTGACT
This region of Trichocoleus desertorum NBK24 genomic DNA includes:
- a CDS encoding ribbon-helix-helix domain-containing protein, coding for MTKRFVGVRFPQNTYDWLETEAAKTGTPVSALVRQGVELLQAERSLETTDKDKQIELLKRLSPQQLKALIRFRQEAKALSE
- a CDS encoding plasmid mobilization protein, which codes for MMPRNADIRVQLTALEKETIEAKAKAAGKSNSSFLRDLALSSISHTFYEGSQEPSQEPKLDRLEATLMAMQEQLTQLNQKLSQESSQSKNVCVAFEVGETITAQSSKRHGLLLRCQFIPQEVPAGWVVKRGKYRWYPDLGVVCMLKEFSRSEKPKYLVKWVLKPGQELSLTPEGGFIHSDGKIYLVREAQEIGQEVGQDATQELTQVTSQEPSQPIQEVSPEPQKTSQEPTQISSQEPSQPIDPRLTLSLDKLAERLAKKAEVDLFSVKGTLLAVGGTLQATGQKNKALKWTSERDPDSLGWLPSDTERSLWKAQEVSQKDSQEKTKTVQA